In Simplicispira sp. 125, one DNA window encodes the following:
- the rph gene encoding ribonuclease PH, with translation MTTFERSGGRAVDQLRPVRMTRHYTMHAEGSVLIEFGNTRVLCTATVEEKVPPHKRGSGEGWVTAEYGMLPRATHSRSDREAARGKQSGRTQEIQRLIGRSLRAVFDLKLLGERSIVLDCDVIQADGGTRTAAITGAWVAAQDAVNRLLASGKLTTSPIREPVAAISVGIVQGQPVLDLEYVEDVQCDTDMNVVMTGAGHFVEVQGTAEGVAFTRREMDQLLALAEKGIGELMQMQQIALQKE, from the coding sequence ATGACCACTTTTGAACGCAGCGGCGGCCGCGCCGTCGACCAGTTGCGCCCTGTGCGCATGACCCGCCACTACACCATGCACGCCGAAGGTTCGGTGTTGATTGAGTTTGGCAACACCCGGGTGCTGTGCACGGCCACCGTGGAAGAAAAAGTGCCACCGCACAAGCGCGGCAGTGGCGAGGGTTGGGTGACTGCTGAATACGGCATGCTGCCGCGCGCTACGCATTCGCGCAGCGACCGCGAGGCCGCGCGCGGCAAGCAAAGCGGCCGCACGCAGGAAATCCAGCGGCTCATCGGACGCTCGCTGCGTGCGGTGTTTGACCTGAAGCTTCTGGGCGAGCGCTCCATCGTGCTCGACTGCGACGTGATCCAGGCCGACGGCGGCACGCGCACCGCCGCCATCACGGGCGCCTGGGTGGCAGCGCAGGATGCAGTCAACCGGTTGCTCGCCAGCGGCAAGCTGACGACCTCGCCCATCCGCGAGCCGGTGGCCGCTATCTCGGTGGGCATCGTGCAGGGCCAGCCCGTGCTCGACCTTGAGTATGTGGAAGATGTTCAATGTGACACCGACATGAACGTCGTCATGACCGGCGCCGGGCATTTCGTGGAAGTGCAGGGCACGGCCGAGGGCGTGGCTTTCACGCGGCGCGAGATGGACCAGCTTTTGGCACTGGCCGAAAAAGGCATTGGCGAGCTGATGCAGATGCAGCAGATAGCACTACAAAAAGAATAG
- a CDS encoding I78 family peptidase inhibitor, with translation MLKHAVLKGLVPALVVLLAGCASQGPATGPSGAPLGGTCNAQPAQSAVGKNSTAKVVEAARVSAGALMARIIRPGQMVTKEFDAERLNLEVDAAGRIVAVRCG, from the coding sequence ATGCTGAAACACGCTGTTTTGAAGGGCCTTGTGCCCGCCCTGGTTGTGCTGCTGGCAGGCTGTGCCAGCCAAGGCCCGGCCACCGGCCCCAGCGGTGCACCGCTGGGGGGCACCTGCAACGCCCAGCCAGCGCAATCGGCCGTCGGCAAAAACAGCACGGCCAAGGTGGTGGAGGCGGCGCGCGTCTCCGCCGGTGCGCTGATGGCACGCATCATCCGGCCGGGGCAAATGGTGACCAAAGAATTTGACGCCGAGCGCCTGAACCTGGAAGTCGATGCCGCAGGCCGCATCGTCGCAGTGCGCTGCGGCTGA
- the rdgB gene encoding RdgB/HAM1 family non-canonical purine NTP pyrophosphatase, with product MKIVLASNNRGKLAELQAMFAPLGVELVRQADLGVGEAEEPHRTFVENALAKARFASSHTGLPALADDAGLCVDAFGGLPGVDTAYYATQFGYEKGDDNNVRALLEQMQGQDNRRAALVSTLVAVRSPQDPEPLIAVGRVVGEITRAPRGAHGFGFDPVMFIPEFGQTFAELPPEVKNAHSHRGRAAQQMRALMRERWLVDESKK from the coding sequence ATGAAAATCGTATTGGCATCCAACAACCGTGGCAAGCTGGCCGAGCTGCAAGCCATGTTTGCGCCGCTGGGGGTGGAGCTGGTGCGCCAGGCCGACCTGGGCGTGGGCGAGGCCGAGGAGCCGCACCGCACCTTTGTCGAGAACGCGCTGGCCAAGGCGCGGTTTGCCAGCAGCCACACCGGCCTTCCTGCGCTGGCCGATGACGCCGGCCTGTGTGTCGATGCTTTTGGCGGCCTGCCGGGTGTGGACACCGCTTACTACGCCACCCAGTTCGGGTACGAGAAAGGCGATGACAACAACGTGCGCGCCTTGCTGGAGCAGATGCAGGGCCAGGACAACCGCCGCGCTGCCCTGGTCAGCACCCTGGTCGCCGTGCGCAGCCCGCAAGACCCCGAGCCACTGATCGCCGTGGGCCGCGTGGTGGGCGAGATCACGCGCGCGCCGCGCGGTGCGCATGGTTTTGGCTTTGATCCCGTCATGTTCATCCCGGAATTCGGGCAAACTTTTGCCGAGTTGCCCCCCGAGGTCAAAAACGCACACAGCCACCGCGGGCGCGCAGCCCAGCAAATGCGGGCGTTGATGCGCGAGCGCTGGCTTGTGGATGAATCAAAAAAGTGA
- the hemW gene encoding radical SAM family heme chaperone HemW has translation MNIPIVPAAPPGVLVRDIQHYMRPGLLQLTSLPPLSLYVHLPWCLKKCPYCDFNSHAWAGEVALPEQRYLDALCADLEAALPLVWGRQVQSIFIGGGTPSLFAPASIDRLLGDIRARLPLAAGCEVTLEANPGTFEKDRFRAFRSAGVTRLSIGVQSFNDQHLQALGRVHDRAQALAAVEEAAQAFDTFNLDLMYALPGQDLAGLEQDLRTALALAPPHLSVYHLTIEPNTFFAKYPPVVPPDDDAYAMLDRITELTGQVGLQRYEISAYARAGHECVHNTNYWEFGDYLGIGAGAHSKISFAHRVVRQARLREPRLYMDSALAGNALALDDDVRRADLPFEYMLNALRLRRGFALQDFTERTGLPVTVLAKALDEAERKGLIVRDMARVQPTERGFDFLSDLQELFLAD, from the coding sequence ATGAACATCCCCATCGTCCCCGCAGCACCGCCCGGCGTCCTCGTGCGCGACATCCAGCACTACATGCGCCCCGGCCTGCTGCAGCTCACCAGCCTGCCGCCGCTGTCGCTCTACGTACACCTGCCCTGGTGCCTGAAGAAGTGCCCGTACTGTGACTTCAACTCGCATGCGTGGGCGGGCGAGGTAGCGCTGCCCGAGCAGCGCTACCTCGATGCCCTGTGCGCCGACCTGGAAGCCGCGCTTCCTCTGGTCTGGGGCCGCCAGGTGCAAAGCATTTTCATCGGCGGCGGTACGCCCAGCCTGTTTGCGCCCGCATCCATTGACCGGCTGCTCGGCGACATCCGCGCCCGCCTGCCGCTGGCGGCGGGCTGCGAGGTAACGCTGGAAGCCAACCCCGGCACCTTCGAGAAAGACCGCTTCCGCGCCTTCCGCTCGGCGGGCGTCACGCGCCTGTCCATCGGCGTGCAAAGCTTCAACGACCAGCACCTGCAGGCCCTGGGCCGTGTGCACGACCGTGCCCAGGCCCTGGCAGCGGTAGAGGAAGCCGCCCAGGCGTTCGACACCTTCAACCTCGACCTGATGTACGCGCTGCCCGGCCAGGATCTGGCCGGGCTGGAGCAAGACCTGCGCACCGCGCTGGCGCTGGCACCGCCGCACCTGTCCGTCTACCACCTGACGATCGAGCCCAACACTTTCTTTGCCAAATACCCGCCTGTGGTGCCGCCCGACGATGACGCCTACGCCATGCTCGACCGCATCACCGAGCTGACCGGGCAGGTGGGGCTGCAGCGCTACGAAATTTCGGCCTATGCCCGCGCCGGCCACGAGTGCGTGCACAACACCAATTACTGGGAATTTGGCGACTACCTGGGTATTGGTGCCGGCGCGCATAGCAAGATCAGCTTTGCGCACCGCGTGGTGCGCCAGGCCCGCTTGCGCGAGCCGCGCCTGTACATGGACAGCGCCCTGGCGGGCAACGCCCTGGCGCTGGACGACGATGTGCGCCGCGCCGACCTGCCGTTTGAATACATGCTCAACGCCCTGCGCCTGCGCCGTGGGTTTGCGCTGCAGGACTTTACCGAGCGCACCGGTTTGCCCGTGACGGTGCTGGCCAAGGCGCTGGACGAGGCCGAGCGCAAAGGCCTGATCGTGCGCGACATGGCCCGTGTGCAGCCGACGGAGCGGGGATTCGACTTCCTGAGCGATTTGCAGGAGCTGTTTCTGGCCGATTGA
- a CDS encoding DUF2868 domain-containing protein, which produces MLLTELQAQQITLVRVLEQTRDNGGLWTAGDAHEATRAARELVGRGAPFHVFVARRAQWALEEIQRRSPDQVVRLRVPRLPFWAGWVLAVCALLAGFATDYLAAQPHIDVVEWPLVLLIGWNWLVFTWLCLAWLWRRISPGHGSHGLPAAALGRWWVWEMLGLRSGKSRPWAADFRQAWATLAAPLQAVRFRLAAHLAALLFALGAVGSFWARGISEEYRAGWKTTYAFVNGELLHAIVSVVLAPGAWLLNLPIPDAQHIDRLRMPGSAGEVAEPWIWLYGASVLVWVAAPRLCLVLLNALARWRLRRAFPLPMRGAYFITLGALWRGQSIGVVVVPFRYALSPDVRRRLATMLERIYGLAVDTAIEPPVLMGNDATDWKKAIHPEGHVAVLALFPLAATAEADAQGVLLQRLQRSAGSDTPVVPVVDMGGFPLQDIDRLRQRCNQWRRVLDKVGCKPLFVDLQQTREEDLQALHQRLNHDH; this is translated from the coding sequence ATGCTGCTGACCGAATTGCAAGCCCAGCAAATCACCCTGGTCCGGGTGCTGGAACAAACCCGGGACAACGGGGGGCTGTGGACCGCGGGCGATGCCCATGAGGCGACCCGTGCCGCACGGGAGCTGGTGGGGCGTGGTGCGCCCTTTCATGTCTTCGTGGCCCGCAGGGCGCAGTGGGCACTGGAGGAAATCCAGCGCCGCAGCCCTGATCAGGTGGTTCGGCTGCGAGTGCCCAGACTGCCTTTTTGGGCGGGATGGGTACTGGCCGTGTGCGCCTTGCTGGCCGGTTTTGCCACCGACTACCTGGCGGCGCAGCCCCATATCGACGTGGTGGAATGGCCTTTGGTGCTGTTGATTGGCTGGAATTGGCTGGTGTTTACCTGGCTCTGCCTGGCCTGGCTGTGGCGCCGGATTAGCCCGGGCCACGGGTCGCACGGGTTGCCAGCCGCTGCCTTGGGGCGTTGGTGGGTTTGGGAGATGCTGGGCTTGCGCAGTGGGAAAAGCCGCCCCTGGGCTGCGGACTTCCGCCAGGCCTGGGCCACGCTGGCGGCGCCTTTGCAGGCGGTGCGCTTCAGGCTCGCAGCCCACCTTGCCGCGCTGCTGTTTGCACTGGGCGCAGTGGGCAGTTTTTGGGCCCGGGGCATCAGCGAAGAGTACCGTGCAGGCTGGAAAACCACCTACGCCTTTGTGAACGGCGAACTGTTGCACGCCATCGTCAGCGTGGTGCTGGCGCCAGGCGCCTGGCTGCTGAACCTGCCGATTCCGGATGCGCAGCACATTGACCGCTTGCGCATGCCGGGCAGTGCGGGCGAAGTCGCCGAGCCCTGGATCTGGCTGTATGGTGCCTCCGTGCTGGTGTGGGTTGCGGCGCCCCGGCTGTGCCTGGTGCTGCTCAACGCGCTGGCCCGCTGGCGTTTGCGGCGTGCTTTCCCCTTGCCGATGCGCGGGGCTTATTTCATTACCCTGGGCGCTCTCTGGAGGGGCCAGAGCATCGGTGTCGTGGTGGTGCCGTTCCGCTATGCCCTGTCGCCCGACGTGCGCCGCAGGCTGGCCACGATGCTCGAGCGCATCTACGGCCTGGCCGTGGACACTGCCATCGAGCCACCGGTTTTGATGGGCAACGATGCCACCGACTGGAAGAAAGCGATTCACCCCGAAGGCCATGTGGCGGTACTGGCCCTTTTCCCGCTGGCGGCCACGGCAGAAGCCGATGCCCAGGGCGTGCTGCTCCAGCGTTTGCAGCGCAGCGCAGGGAGCGATACACCTGTGGTGCCGGTGGTCGACATGGGGGGCTTTCCGCTCCAGGACATCGACCGCCTGCGCCAGCGCTGCAACCAATGGCGCCGCGTGCTGGACAAGGTGGGCTGCAAGCCCCTGTTCGTCGATTTGCAGCAAACTCGCGAAGAAGACCTGCAGGCCCTGCACCAACGGCTGAACCATGACCACTGA